In the genome of Rhizobium etli 8C-3, one region contains:
- a CDS encoding HPr kinase/phosphorylase — translation MTGAAFNINATAIVVNKTGLLFVGPSGWGKSMLAFTCLTEAERMGLPASLVADDQVFLSKRDGQMIAERPSAISGLIELRGTGIVKCRSVPFAPMHYAVLPGSPSGENRLPPDHDVAQFAEGFLLPALRLLPNAPVPLAILMAKAPDIGR, via the coding sequence ATGACGGGCGCAGCCTTCAACATCAATGCCACGGCGATCGTCGTCAACAAGACCGGCCTGCTCTTTGTTGGCCCCTCCGGCTGGGGTAAATCCATGCTGGCATTCACCTGTCTCACGGAAGCCGAACGAATGGGGCTGCCCGCCTCACTCGTCGCCGACGATCAGGTATTCCTGTCGAAACGCGACGGACAGATGATCGCTGAACGTCCTTCCGCAATCTCTGGTTTGATCGAGCTGCGCGGTACCGGCATCGTAAAGTGCAGGAGCGTTCCGTTCGCCCCGATGCACTATGCAGTGCTGCCCGGCAGCCCGTCGGGCGAAAACCGTCTGCCGCCTGACCACGACGTCGCGCAATTCGCAGAAGGCTTTCTGCTGCCGGCTCTGCGCTTGCTGCCAAACGCTCCCGTGCCTCTCGCGATTCTGATGGCAAAGGCGCCGGACATCGGCCGATAA
- a CDS encoding PTS sugar transporter subunit IIA has protein sequence MIGLVLVTHGKLAEEFRHAVEHVVGPQKFIETVCIGPEDDMDQRRQDILQAVSGADDGHGVVILTDMFGGTPSNLAISVMSSGHTEVIAGMNLPMLIKLAGVRGENNMEKALIEASEAGRKYINVASRVLSGK, from the coding sequence ATGATCGGACTTGTGCTTGTCACTCATGGCAAGCTGGCTGAAGAGTTTCGTCATGCTGTAGAGCATGTCGTCGGTCCTCAGAAATTTATCGAGACGGTCTGCATCGGCCCCGAAGACGATATGGATCAGAGACGGCAGGATATCCTGCAGGCGGTCTCTGGCGCCGACGATGGTCACGGCGTCGTCATCCTGACCGATATGTTCGGGGGTACTCCTTCCAATCTCGCTATTTCGGTCATGAGCAGCGGTCATACCGAAGTGATTGCCGGTATGAACTTGCCGATGCTGATCAAGCTTGCCGGCGTGCGTGGCGAAAACAACATGGAAAAGGCGCTCATCGAAGCGTCGGAGGCCGGTCGGAAATACATCAATGTCGCCAGCCGCGTTCTGAGTGGCAAATGA
- a CDS encoding HPr family phosphocarrier protein, with the protein MNTSSATTSFSRELLIVNKRGLHARASAKFVQMVEKFDAAVTVSKDGMTVGGTSIMGLMMLAASPGTTVLVSASGNQAAEALNALDRLVQDKFGEEM; encoded by the coding sequence ATGAACACCAGTTCCGCCACGACCTCGTTTTCCCGGGAACTGCTCATCGTCAACAAGCGCGGCCTTCACGCGCGCGCCTCTGCCAAATTCGTCCAGATGGTCGAAAAATTCGACGCTGCCGTTACCGTGTCCAAGGACGGAATGACGGTGGGCGGCACTTCGATCATGGGCCTGATGATGCTTGCCGCGAGCCCGGGCACGACCGTTCTCGTTTCCGCGAGCGGCAACCAGGCCGCCGAAGCGCTGAATGCATTGGATCGGTTGGTCCAGGACAAGTTCGGCGAGGAAATGTGA
- a CDS encoding response regulator transcription factor: MATIALVDDDRNILTSVSIALEAEGYKVETYTDGASALDGLIARPPQLAIFDIKMPRMDGMELLRRLRQKSDMPVIFLTSKDEEIDELFGLKMGADDFITKPFSQRLLVERVRAVLRRASSRETTTVAGAGAAPKTGAAQLARSLERGQLVMDQERHTCTWKGEPVTLTVTEFLILHSLAQRPGVVKSRDALMDAAYDEQVYVDDRTIDSHIKRLRKKFKMVDTDFDMIETLYGVGYRFREAA, translated from the coding sequence ATGGCGACAATCGCGCTCGTTGACGACGACCGCAACATCCTCACTTCCGTGTCGATCGCACTGGAAGCCGAAGGATACAAGGTCGAAACCTATACGGATGGCGCCTCGGCCCTCGATGGCCTTATCGCCCGCCCGCCGCAACTGGCTATCTTCGATATCAAGATGCCGCGCATGGATGGAATGGAGCTCTTGCGCCGTTTGCGGCAGAAATCCGACATGCCGGTGATTTTCCTCACCTCAAAGGACGAGGAGATCGACGAACTCTTCGGCCTGAAGATGGGCGCAGATGACTTCATCACGAAGCCATTCTCCCAGCGACTGCTCGTCGAACGGGTGCGCGCCGTCCTTCGCCGCGCTTCCAGCCGGGAAACAACAACGGTTGCCGGTGCTGGCGCCGCGCCAAAAACGGGCGCTGCCCAGCTTGCGCGCTCACTCGAACGCGGCCAGCTTGTCATGGACCAGGAACGCCATACCTGCACATGGAAGGGCGAACCTGTAACGCTGACGGTAACCGAGTTCCTGATCCTTCACTCGCTCGCACAGCGGCCGGGCGTTGTGAAAAGCCGAGACGCGCTGATGGACGCGGCCTATGACGAACAGGTCTATGTCGACGACCGGACCATCGACAGCCACATCAAGCGGCTTCGCAAGAAATTCAAGATGGTCGATACCGACTTTGATATGATTGAAACGCTTTACGGAGTGGGATACCGCTTCCGCGAAGCAGCCTGA
- the ahcY gene encoding adenosylhomocysteinase, which produces MSTEKDYVVADIGLADFGRKEISIAETEMPGLMSCRSEFGASKPLKGARITGSLHMTIQTAVLIETLAALGAEVRWASCNIFSTQDHAAAAIAASGVPVFAVKGESLEDYWVYTDKIFQWADGGLSNMILDDGGDATMYILLGARAEAGEDVLSHPHSEEEEILFAQIKKRLAASPGWFTKQRDAIKGVTEETTTGVNRLYQLSQKGLLPFPAINVNDSVTKSKFDNKYGCKESLVDGIRRATDVMMAGKVAVVCGYGDVGKGSAASLSGAGARVKVTEADPICALQAAMDGYEVVLLEDVVSSADIFVTTTGNKDVIRIDHMRQMKDMAIVGNIGHFDNEIEVAALRNLKWTNVKPQVDLIEFPKGNRIILLSEGRLLNLGNATGHPSFVMSASFTNQTLAQIELFTKPGQYENKVYILPKHLDEKVARLHLDKLGVKLTQLSEEQAAYIGVSPKGPFKSDHYRY; this is translated from the coding sequence ATGAGCACTGAAAAAGATTATGTCGTCGCCGATATCGGTCTGGCGGATTTCGGACGCAAGGAAATTTCGATCGCCGAAACCGAAATGCCGGGCCTCATGTCTTGTCGTTCCGAATTCGGCGCGTCAAAGCCATTGAAGGGCGCGCGCATCACCGGCTCGCTGCACATGACGATCCAGACGGCAGTTCTGATCGAAACGCTCGCGGCGCTCGGCGCAGAAGTACGCTGGGCTTCGTGCAACATCTTTTCGACCCAGGATCATGCTGCTGCCGCAATCGCCGCATCCGGCGTACCGGTTTTTGCCGTCAAGGGCGAGTCGCTCGAGGACTACTGGGTCTACACCGATAAGATCTTTCAATGGGCCGATGGCGGCCTTTCGAACATGATCCTCGACGATGGCGGCGATGCCACCATGTACATCCTGCTCGGCGCGCGCGCCGAAGCCGGCGAAGACGTGCTCTCGCACCCGCATTCCGAAGAAGAAGAGATCCTCTTCGCACAGATCAAGAAGCGGCTTGCCGCTTCACCAGGCTGGTTCACCAAGCAGCGTGATGCGATCAAGGGCGTCACCGAAGAAACCACTACCGGGGTAAACCGCCTCTATCAGCTCAGCCAGAAGGGTCTGCTTCCCTTCCCGGCGATCAACGTCAACGATTCGGTCACCAAGTCGAAATTCGACAACAAGTATGGCTGCAAGGAATCGCTGGTTGACGGCATCCGTCGCGCCACCGATGTCATGATGGCCGGCAAAGTTGCCGTCGTCTGCGGCTATGGCGACGTCGGCAAGGGTTCGGCGGCATCGCTTTCCGGCGCCGGCGCCCGCGTCAAGGTCACGGAAGCCGACCCGATCTGCGCGCTGCAGGCAGCAATGGACGGTTACGAAGTCGTGCTGCTCGAGGACGTCGTCTCGTCGGCTGATATCTTCGTCACCACGACCGGGAACAAGGACGTCATCCGCATCGATCATATGCGTCAGATGAAGGACATGGCGATCGTCGGCAATATCGGCCACTTCGACAACGAAATCGAAGTCGCGGCACTGCGTAACCTCAAGTGGACGAATGTAAAGCCGCAGGTCGATCTGATCGAGTTTCCGAAGGGCAATCGCATTATTCTTCTCTCGGAGGGCCGCCTGCTCAACCTCGGCAACGCAACGGGCCATCCATCCTTCGTGATGTCGGCCTCCTTCACCAACCAGACGCTGGCGCAGATCGAGCTCTTCACCAAGCCTGGCCAGTATGAAAACAAGGTCTATATTCTGCCGAAGCATCTCGACGAAAAGGTCGCGCGCCTGCACCTCGACAAGCTTGGCGTGAAACTGACGCAGCTTTCTGAAGAACAGGCCGCCTATATCGGCGTTTCGCCGAAGGGTCCTTTCAAGTCCGACCACTACAGATATTAA
- a CDS encoding alpha-ketoglutarate-dependent dioxygenase AlkB family protein — translation MPELANGVRHFSEYLGRAQQEALVEMARSIVAEASLFVPVMPKTGKPMSVRMTNCGPLGWVTDKERGYRYQSTHPVTGRPWPAMPDVLLHIWNDVSHFEKPPQACLINFYSDDARMGLHQDRDEQDLKAPVVSISLGNSCLFRIGGLSRTDRTQSVKLASGDIVVLGGEGRLCFHGVDRIYPATSTLLKNGGRINLTLRRVGP, via the coding sequence ATGCCGGAGCTTGCGAACGGCGTTCGTCACTTTTCTGAGTATCTGGGCCGCGCCCAGCAGGAAGCGCTCGTCGAAATGGCTCGCTCCATTGTCGCTGAAGCTTCGCTTTTCGTGCCAGTGATGCCGAAGACGGGCAAACCCATGTCTGTCCGGATGACCAATTGCGGTCCACTGGGCTGGGTCACCGACAAGGAGCGCGGCTACCGCTATCAATCGACGCATCCCGTCACCGGCAGGCCATGGCCGGCAATGCCCGACGTCCTGCTCCACATATGGAATGATGTGTCACACTTTGAAAAACCGCCGCAGGCTTGCCTGATCAATTTCTATTCAGACGACGCGAGAATGGGTCTGCATCAAGACCGGGACGAACAGGATTTGAAGGCGCCGGTGGTCTCGATTTCCCTTGGCAACAGTTGTCTTTTCCGCATCGGCGGGCTTTCCCGCACAGACCGCACGCAGTCCGTCAAACTTGCCAGTGGCGATATCGTGGTGCTTGGGGGCGAAGGGCGTCTATGCTTTCACGGCGTCGACCGCATCTATCCGGCGACTTCGACGCTGCTCAAGAATGGCGGCCGGATCAATCTGACGTTAAGGCGTGTAGGCCCGTGA
- a CDS encoding phosphoenolpyruvate carboxykinase, which translates to METFGIHNPAIALATIGLGRAKSVRYNLTAASLYEEAIRRGEAELTAEGALRALTGQHTGRSPRDKFVVRDANTDGEIWWDNNKPMSPEHFGLLHQDMLAHAAGKELFAQDLIGGADKNYSLPTRVVTEFAWHSLFIRNLLIRPELSALASFVPKLTIIDLPSFKADPQRHGCRSETVIACDLANGLVLIGGTSYAGEMKKSVFTVLNYLLPAKGVMPMHCSANVGPDGDAAVFFGLSGTGKTTLSADPSRTLIGDDEHGWGENGIFNFEGGCYAKTIRLSADAEPEIYATTQRFGTVLENVVLNELRQPDFDDGSLTENTRCAYPLNFIPNASKTGLAAHPKTIIMLTADAFGVMPPIARLTPDQAMYHFLSGYTAKVAGTEKGVTEPEATFSTCFGAPFMPRHPAEYGNLLKELIHRHGVECWLVNTGWTGGAYGTGKRMPIKATRALLSAALSGELAKADFRIDPNFGFAVPVTVAGVETSILDPRSTWANGGAYDIQAEKLVSMFISNFAKFEAHVDGGVRDAAPGIRAAAE; encoded by the coding sequence ATGGAGACGTTCGGAATTCACAACCCGGCGATAGCGCTGGCGACGATTGGTTTGGGACGGGCAAAGAGCGTCCGCTATAACCTCACCGCCGCCTCCCTTTATGAAGAAGCGATTCGCCGCGGTGAAGCCGAACTGACGGCTGAAGGCGCCCTTCGTGCATTGACTGGACAACATACCGGCCGATCGCCGCGCGACAAATTCGTCGTTCGCGACGCCAATACCGACGGCGAAATCTGGTGGGACAACAACAAGCCGATGTCGCCGGAGCATTTTGGCTTGCTGCATCAAGACATGCTGGCCCATGCCGCCGGCAAGGAGCTTTTCGCCCAGGACCTGATCGGCGGCGCCGACAAGAACTACTCTTTGCCGACGCGTGTGGTGACGGAATTTGCCTGGCACTCGCTTTTCATCCGCAATCTCCTGATCCGTCCGGAGCTTTCTGCCCTTGCATCCTTCGTGCCGAAACTGACGATCATCGATCTGCCGAGCTTCAAGGCCGATCCGCAGCGTCACGGCTGCCGCAGCGAGACCGTAATTGCATGCGACCTCGCAAACGGGCTCGTGCTGATCGGCGGCACATCCTATGCTGGCGAGATGAAGAAATCCGTCTTCACGGTACTCAACTACCTGCTGCCGGCAAAGGGTGTCATGCCGATGCATTGCTCGGCGAACGTCGGCCCGGATGGTGATGCCGCGGTTTTCTTCGGCCTCTCCGGCACCGGCAAGACGACGCTGTCGGCTGACCCGTCGCGCACCCTGATCGGAGACGACGAGCATGGCTGGGGCGAAAACGGCATCTTCAACTTCGAAGGCGGCTGCTATGCCAAGACGATCCGCCTTTCGGCGGATGCGGAGCCGGAAATCTACGCGACAACGCAGCGTTTCGGCACGGTGCTGGAAAACGTCGTGCTCAACGAATTGCGCCAGCCCGATTTCGACGATGGCTCATTGACGGAAAACACGCGCTGCGCCTATCCGCTCAATTTCATTCCCAATGCCTCCAAGACGGGCCTTGCCGCTCATCCGAAGACGATTATCATGCTGACGGCCGATGCGTTCGGCGTTATGCCGCCGATCGCGCGTCTGACGCCGGATCAGGCTATGTATCACTTCCTTTCCGGCTACACCGCAAAGGTCGCGGGCACGGAAAAGGGAGTGACGGAACCGGAAGCGACATTCTCGACCTGCTTCGGTGCACCGTTCATGCCGCGTCATCCGGCCGAATACGGCAACTTGCTGAAAGAACTCATTCATCGCCACGGTGTTGAATGCTGGCTTGTCAATACCGGTTGGACGGGTGGTGCCTATGGCACTGGCAAGCGAATGCCGATCAAGGCCACGCGTGCTTTGCTGTCGGCAGCGCTCTCCGGCGAGCTCGCCAAGGCAGATTTCCGCATTGATCCGAATTTCGGTTTCGCGGTGCCGGTTACCGTCGCTGGCGTCGAAACCAGTATTCTCGATCCGCGCTCTACGTGGGCCAACGGTGGAGCCTATGATATTCAGGCAGAAAAGCTCGTCTCCATGTTCATTTCGAACTTCGCGAAGTTTGAGGCCCATGTGGACGGCGGCGTGCGCGATGCGGCACCCGGCATCAGGGCTGCGGCCGAATAG
- a CDS encoding sensor histidine kinase — protein sequence MAQLVQERDLDDAEGLSGRRVRGRRWSHPFTIIRRIFGNAVFSSLTRRILFFNLAALLVLVGGILYLNQFREGLIDARVESLLTQGEIIAGAVSASASVDTNSITIDPQKLLELQAGQSITPVPNDEDLEFPIDPEKVAPVLRRLISPTRTRARIFDADANLLLDSRHLYSRGQVLRFDLPPVEEEKQTWAEWLTTLFNKALQPGNLPVYKEAPGGDGSIYPEVMNALTGVRGAVVRTTDKGALIVSVAVPIQRFRAVLGVLLLSTQAGDIDNIVHAERLAIMRVFGVATLVNVLLSLVLSSTIANPLRRLSAAAIRVRRGAKEREEIPDFSARQDEIGNLSIALREMTTALYDRIDAIESFAADVSHELKNPLTSLRSAVETLPLAKSDDSKRRLMDVIQHDVRRLDRLISDISDASRLDAELARVDARSVDLELFLSDLVEVSRQIRHKNKEVQIELAIERKPGVKTRFVVNGHDLRIGQIITNLIENARSFVPDEGGKITVRLFRTRSRCIVYIEDNGPGIQAENIDRIFERFYTDRPESEGFGQNSGLGLSISRQIAEAHGGSLRAENIIDAETAEVLGARFILALPAVSVSS from the coding sequence TTGGCACAGTTGGTGCAGGAAAGGGATCTGGACGATGCGGAAGGCTTGAGCGGCCGCCGTGTCAGGGGAAGGCGCTGGTCGCATCCCTTCACCATCATCCGCCGCATCTTCGGCAATGCGGTCTTTTCGAGCCTGACGCGCCGCATCCTCTTCTTCAATCTCGCAGCACTGCTCGTCCTCGTCGGCGGCATTCTTTACCTCAACCAGTTTCGTGAGGGCCTGATCGACGCCCGCGTCGAAAGCTTGCTCACGCAGGGCGAAATCATCGCCGGTGCGGTTTCGGCATCAGCCTCCGTCGATACGAACTCGATCACCATCGATCCGCAGAAGCTTCTCGAGCTGCAGGCCGGGCAGAGCATTACGCCCGTGCCCAATGACGAAGATCTCGAGTTCCCGATCGATCCGGAAAAGGTGGCACCGGTTCTCAGGCGGCTGATTTCGCCCACGCGTACGCGCGCCCGCATCTTTGATGCCGATGCCAACTTGCTTCTCGATTCCCGCCATCTCTACTCGCGAGGCCAGGTCTTGCGCTTCGATCTGCCGCCGGTGGAGGAAGAGAAGCAGACTTGGGCTGAATGGCTTACAACGCTTTTCAACAAAGCACTCCAGCCTGGGAATCTGCCGGTCTACAAGGAAGCGCCAGGTGGCGACGGTTCGATCTATCCTGAAGTCATGAATGCGTTGACGGGAGTGCGCGGCGCCGTCGTACGCACGACTGACAAGGGCGCGCTCATCGTCTCCGTCGCTGTCCCGATCCAGCGTTTTCGCGCCGTTCTCGGCGTTCTGCTGCTTTCGACCCAGGCCGGCGACATCGACAACATCGTCCATGCCGAACGCTTGGCGATCATGCGAGTCTTCGGTGTGGCGACACTCGTCAACGTTCTGTTGTCGCTGGTTCTTTCATCGACCATCGCCAATCCGCTTCGCCGTCTCTCGGCAGCGGCGATCCGCGTCCGGCGCGGCGCAAAGGAGCGCGAGGAAATTCCGGATTTCTCCGCTCGCCAGGACGAGATCGGCAACCTTTCGATCGCGCTCCGCGAGATGACCACCGCACTTTACGACAGGATCGATGCGATCGAGAGTTTTGCCGCCGATGTCAGCCACGAACTCAAGAACCCGCTGACTTCGCTTCGCAGCGCGGTGGAAACGCTGCCGCTTGCCAAGTCGGACGATTCAAAGAGGCGACTGATGGATGTGATCCAGCATGACGTCCGCCGCCTCGATCGTCTCATCAGCGATATCTCCGACGCCTCGCGCCTCGATGCCGAACTTGCCCGTGTCGACGCCCGGTCGGTCGATCTCGAGCTATTCCTCAGCGATCTCGTCGAGGTTTCGAGGCAGATTCGCCACAAGAACAAAGAGGTGCAGATCGAGCTCGCGATCGAACGCAAGCCCGGCGTCAAGACGCGCTTCGTCGTCAATGGTCATGACCTGCGCATCGGCCAGATCATCACCAACCTGATCGAGAATGCTCGCTCGTTCGTTCCCGATGAAGGCGGCAAGATCACCGTGCGGCTGTTCCGCACACGATCGCGCTGCATCGTCTACATCGAAGACAATGGTCCAGGCATCCAGGCTGAAAATATCGACCGCATCTTCGAGCGCTTCTACACCGACCGGCCCGAGTCAGAAGGGTTCGGGCAAAATTCCGGTCTTGGCCTGTCGATCAGCCGGCAGATCGCGGAAGCGCACGGCGGCTCGTTGCGTGCCGAAAACATCATCGACGCAGAAACGGCAGAAGTGCTTGGCGCCCGCTTCATCCTCGCCCTGCCCGCAGTCTCGGTGTCATCATGA
- the arfB gene encoding alternative ribosome rescue aminoacyl-tRNA hydrolase ArfB, with product MASDALYINDGITIAGWELTEQFVLAGGPGGQNVNKVSTAVQLFFNIANSPSLPDRVKTNAMKLAGKRMSKEGVLMIEASRFRSQDRNREDARERLKELILEAAKPPPPPRKKTRPTKGSIERRLKEKSGRSEVKKMRGRPGGE from the coding sequence ATGGCCAGCGACGCGCTCTATATCAACGACGGGATCACCATCGCTGGATGGGAATTGACGGAACAATTCGTTCTGGCTGGCGGTCCCGGCGGTCAGAATGTCAACAAGGTTTCGACCGCCGTCCAGCTGTTCTTCAATATCGCGAATTCACCTTCGCTTCCCGATCGCGTCAAGACCAATGCCATGAAGCTCGCTGGCAAACGCATGTCGAAAGAGGGCGTGCTGATGATCGAGGCAAGCCGATTTCGCAGCCAGGATCGCAACCGCGAGGATGCGCGAGAACGCCTCAAGGAGCTGATTCTTGAGGCTGCAAAGCCTCCACCGCCGCCGCGCAAGAAGACGAGACCGACCAAAGGCTCGATCGAGCGCCGTCTGAAGGAAAAATCCGGTCGCTCCGAAGTGAAGAAGATGCGCGGCCGTCCCGGTGGAGAATGA
- a CDS encoding PAS domain-containing sensor histidine kinase — protein sequence MSEMNHSLPGQADEGAWPDIRSNEAGQEHALAPKGKGAKQSAGSLTRLARICAGGTAIAALAQPVLAQVESEAAASAHLFTSSQVVGFSVVIGVISAALLSTLWLVRQRGNLESESREIRSALSDAHQRISQYQALIADKNRRIVVWDGNERPELLGQLPAETGAPQDSEFLAFGLWLKPRSATELERAIDRLRGAAQSFDMVVETAREEILEAQGRVSGGRAFVRFVALNNLRAELAELKIERDRLMSSISAFQNLLDAIDLPAWQRDTEGRLTWVNQAYGDAVEAKSPQHAVNEGREFLTTVAREHIRVAATPESPFHDKISTVVRGNRTFFDVVDVKLPSGSAGIAIDVSEAASVRAELERTLKSHAETLDHLATPVAIFDGERRLQFYNQAFVALWELDIAFLESKPDNAELLERLRAAKKLPDQLNWKSWKETALSVYRALDTQTDLWHLPNGQTLRVFATAHPQGGATWVFENLTEQVALETRYNTLVRVQGETIDHLSEGVAVFGADGRIRLSNPAFRMLWGITEAEAKPGTHIRAIAETCLPSYDRPDGWKTFAELITSFDDERRSSQGTLELLSGLVLDYAVIPLPNAQTMLTFVNMTDSVRAERALTEKNEALRKADELKNDFVQHVSYELRSPLTNIIGFADLLRSPSVGPLNERQAEYIDHISTSSSVLLTLVNDILDLATVDAGIMRLNYSEIDLNDLLDDVSIDIANRLQESGVTLEITAPAYLGSIVADPQRLKQILLKLLSNAANFSPEGAAISLECHREDTDFVFSVSDRGPGIPQEMISTVFDRFATGAKSGKRGGAGLGLSIVDSFVSLHNGRVSIDSQPGKGTKVICRIPSVDLPHSVAAAE from the coding sequence ATGTCGGAAATGAATCACAGCCTGCCGGGACAGGCGGACGAGGGCGCTTGGCCCGATATCCGTTCTAACGAGGCAGGCCAAGAACATGCTCTTGCGCCGAAGGGGAAAGGCGCGAAGCAGAGCGCTGGGTCACTGACACGGCTCGCAAGAATTTGCGCAGGCGGAACTGCAATCGCGGCGCTGGCGCAGCCGGTCCTCGCCCAGGTCGAATCCGAAGCTGCGGCATCCGCACATCTTTTCACGTCGTCGCAGGTCGTCGGCTTTTCCGTCGTGATCGGCGTCATTTCCGCGGCCCTGCTTTCGACACTCTGGCTCGTGCGCCAGCGCGGCAATCTTGAAAGCGAAAGCCGTGAAATCCGCTCCGCCCTCTCCGACGCCCATCAGCGTATTTCGCAATACCAGGCGCTGATCGCCGACAAGAACCGCCGCATCGTCGTCTGGGACGGCAATGAGCGGCCGGAACTGCTTGGCCAGCTCCCGGCCGAAACCGGTGCGCCCCAGGACAGCGAATTCCTGGCGTTCGGCCTCTGGCTGAAACCCCGTTCCGCCACAGAGCTTGAAAGAGCGATTGATCGTCTGCGTGGCGCTGCTCAAAGCTTCGACATGGTTGTCGAAACCGCTCGCGAAGAGATCCTCGAGGCGCAAGGCCGGGTTTCCGGTGGCCGCGCCTTCGTGCGTTTCGTGGCGCTCAACAATCTCCGTGCCGAGCTTGCCGAGTTGAAGATCGAGCGCGACCGGCTGATGTCTTCGATCTCGGCCTTCCAGAACCTGCTCGATGCGATCGACCTGCCCGCCTGGCAGCGCGATACCGAAGGTCGCCTCACCTGGGTCAATCAGGCCTATGGCGATGCGGTCGAGGCGAAGTCGCCGCAGCACGCGGTCAACGAAGGGCGGGAATTCCTCACGACGGTCGCTCGCGAACACATTCGCGTTGCGGCGACGCCCGAATCACCTTTCCACGACAAGATTTCGACGGTCGTGCGTGGCAATCGCACCTTCTTCGACGTCGTTGACGTGAAGCTGCCAAGCGGTTCGGCGGGCATCGCGATCGACGTTTCTGAAGCAGCCTCCGTCCGCGCCGAGCTCGAGCGGACCCTGAAGAGCCATGCCGAGACACTGGACCATCTTGCGACGCCTGTTGCAATCTTCGATGGCGAGCGGCGTTTGCAGTTTTATAATCAGGCCTTCGTCGCGCTGTGGGAGCTCGATATCGCTTTTCTCGAAAGCAAGCCCGACAACGCCGAGTTGCTGGAGCGTTTGCGCGCCGCAAAAAAACTTCCCGATCAGCTCAACTGGAAAAGCTGGAAGGAAACAGCACTTTCCGTCTATCGGGCACTCGATACGCAAACGGACCTCTGGCATTTGCCGAACGGTCAGACGCTGCGGGTCTTTGCGACCGCACATCCACAAGGCGGCGCAACCTGGGTTTTCGAGAACTTGACCGAACAGGTCGCTCTCGAAACGAGATACAACACGCTGGTCAGGGTCCAAGGCGAAACGATCGACCATCTGTCCGAAGGCGTCGCCGTTTTCGGCGCAGACGGCCGTATTCGCCTTTCCAACCCGGCCTTCCGTATGCTTTGGGGAATTACCGAAGCCGAGGCCAAGCCAGGAACGCATATTCGTGCGATTGCCGAAACGTGCCTACCGTCCTATGACCGGCCTGACGGCTGGAAGACCTTTGCGGAGCTGATTACCAGCTTCGATGACGAACGCCGTTCCAGCCAAGGAACACTGGAATTGCTCTCTGGCCTTGTGCTGGACTACGCCGTCATTCCGCTGCCGAACGCCCAGACGATGCTGACGTTCGTCAACATGACCGACAGCGTCCGCGCAGAGCGTGCGCTGACCGAGAAGAACGAGGCGCTGCGCAAGGCCGACGAGCTGAAAAACGATTTCGTCCAGCATGTCTCCTACGAGCTGCGCTCACCACTGACCAATATCATCGGTTTTGCCGATCTTTTGCGCAGCCCCAGTGTCGGACCCCTGAACGAGCGTCAGGCCGAGTATATCGACCACATTTCGACCTCCTCGTCCGTACTGCTGACGCTGGTCAACGATATTCTCGATCTCGCCACCGTCGATGCCGGCATTATGAGGCTCAACTATTCGGAAATCGATCTCAACGATCTTCTCGATGATGTCTCCATCGACATCGCCAACCGGCTGCAGGAAAGCGGCGTGACGCTGGAGATCACAGCGCCTGCCTATCTTGGCTCGATCGTCGCCGATCCCCAGCGTTTGAAACAGATCCTGCTGAAGCTGCTTTCCAATGCTGCGAATTTCTCGCCGGAAGGTGCGGCGATTTCACTCGAATGCCATCGCGAGGACACCGACTTCGTCTTCTCCGTCAGCGACCGCGGCCCCGGCATTCCGCAGGAAATGATCTCGACGGTCTTCGATCGTTTTGCGACGGGAGCAAAGAGCGGCAAGCGCGGCGGTGCAGGCCTTGGCCTTTCGATCGTTGACAGTTTCGTCAGCCTACATAACGGCAGGGTTTCGATCGATAGCCAGCCTGGCAAAGGCACGAAGGTTATTTGCCGGATTCCCTCGGTCGACCTGCCGCATTCCGTCGCAGCAGCAGAATGA